One Anguilla rostrata isolate EN2019 chromosome 15, ASM1855537v3, whole genome shotgun sequence genomic window carries:
- the LOC135240370 gene encoding serine protease 23-like, whose amino-acid sequence MAPQVRILALFLLSLCCDRGSLRHSTSWKPQWPLLRVPVVMPQQTLERPAPHFLAEAKLEVTSTCDPDCHKQAPTPGYWDLREYLSYETLHANGSLVETAVGIYGFNTADLRREAAGRSRARRQIYGPDSRFSIVGQDFLLNYPFSTAVKLSTGCTGTLVGDRHVLTAAHCVHDGKNYVKGAQKLRVGFLKPRQRDAPQANRTGSPGRPDKMKFQWIRVKRTHVPKGWVKGSANEIGMDYDYALLELKKPHQRRYMRMGVSPAARLLPGKRVQFSGFDNDRAGQLVFRFCKAHEETYDLLYQHCDAQPGASGSGVYARMWNRQRRRWERKVIGVFSGHQWVDRDGAPEEFNVAVRVTPLKYAQICYWIKGNYVDCREG is encoded by the coding sequence ATGGCGCCCCAGGTGCGCATCCTGGCCCTCTTCCTCCTGTCGCTGTGCTGTGACCGGGGCTCCCTACGCCACAGCACCTCCTGGAAGCCGCAGTGGCCGCTGCTCCGCGTGCCCGTGGTCATGCCCCAGCAGACGCTGGAGAGGCCGGCCCCGCACTTCCTGGCCGAGGCCAAGCTGGAGGTGACCTCCACCTGCGACCCGGACTGCCACAAGCAGGCCCCGACCCCCGGCTACTGGGACCTGCGCGAGTACCTGTCCTACGAAACGCTGCACGCCAACGGCAGCCTGGTGGAGACGGCGGTGGGCATCTACGGGTTCAACACGGCCGACCTGCGGAGGGAGGCGGCCGGGCGCTCCCGGGCCCGCAGGCAGATCTACGGGCCGGACAGCCGCTTCAGCATCGTGGGCCAGGACTTCCTGCTCAACTACCCCTTCTCCACCGCCGTCAAGCTGTCCACGGGCTGCACGGGCACGCTGGTGGGGGACCGGCACGTCCTCACGGCGGCGCACTGCGTGCACGACGGCAAGAACTACGTCAAGGGGGCGCAGAAGCTGAGGGTGGGCTTCCTGAAGCCGCGGCAACGGGACGCCCCGCAGGCCAACAGGACCGGCTCCCCCGGCCGGCCCGACAAGATGAAGTTCCAGTGGATCCGCGTGAAGCGCACGCACGTGCCCAAGGGCTGGGTCAAGGGCAGCGCCAACGAGATCGGCATGGACTACGACTAcgccctgctggagctgaagAAGCCCCACCAGCGCCGCTACATGCGGATGGGGGTGAGCCCCGCCGCCCGCCTGCTGCCCGGCAAGCGGGTGCAGTTCTCCGGGTTCGACAACGACCGCGCGGGCCAGCTGGTGTTCCGCTTCTGCAAGGCCCACGAGGAGACCTACGACCTGCTGTACCAGCACTGCGACGCCCAGCCGGGCGCCAGCGGCTCCGGGGTCTACGCCCGCATGTGGAACCGGCAGCGGCGGCGCTGGGAGCGCAAGGTCATCGGCGTCTTCTCCGGGCACCAGTGGGTCGACCGCGACGGCGCCCCCGAGGAGTTCAACGTGGCGGTGCGCGTCACCCCCCTGAAGTACGCTCAGATCTGCTACTGGATCAAAGGCAACTATGTGGACTGCAGGGAAGGCTGA